One part of the Aricia agestis chromosome Z, ilAriAges1.1, whole genome shotgun sequence genome encodes these proteins:
- the LOC121739473 gene encoding fatty acid synthase-like, which produces MEDLVISGMSGRLPQSDSVEEFARKLYDGIDLVTEDDERWPGGLHGLPRRLGKLKNLCNFDAAFFSVPPQQANRMDAQIRKLLEVTHETLVDAGINPEELRGSRTGVFVGASFSDSEELWNQDLEKIVGYTQTGCCRAMFSNRISYSFDFRGPSMTINTGCSSTMVALAQAVRAIRSGECDAAVIAGANLYLRPHGSICFDRLGLLSPSGKCAAFDESASGFVKSEAVVSILIQKRSSARRVYATVRGVSVNTDGYKTQGITYPSGEMQRQLIKSAYKDAQLKSEDVAFVEAHGSGTKAGDFEEVTSITEVICKNRSSPLLIGSLKSNMGHAEVAAGLCSIIKVLLAMERNVIPANLHYVAPNPEITSLHDGRIKMPYTPKIFQNTRIADIDFLQTQLTNKYQLLVAKDISDGRIVQPGCNSL; this is translated from the exons ATGGAGGACTTGGTGATATCGGGTATGTCGGGCCGCCTGCCGCAGTCGGACAGCGTGGAGGAGTTCGCTCGGAAACTGTACGATGGCATCGACTTGGTCACAGAAGATGATGAGCGATGGCCAGGCG GTCTCCACGGGCTGCCGCGGAGATTGGGAAAACTGAAGAACTTATGCAACTTTGATGCCGCTTTTTTCTCTGTGCCTCCTCAGCAAGCGAATCGAATGGACGCCCAGATACGGAAATTGCTGGAAGTCACTCACGAAACGCTCGTCGACGCCGGAATAAACCCGGAAGAGTTGAGGGGTTCGAGGACGGGAGTCTTCGTCGGAGCCAGTTTCTCCGATAGCGAGGAACTATGGAATCAGGATTTGGAGAAAATAGTCGGTTACACCCAAACGGGCTGCTGTCGCGCGATGTTTTCCAACAGAATATCCTACAGTTTCGACTTCAGGGGGCCCTCCATGACCATAAATACTGGCTGCTCGAGTACTATGGTGGCGCTGGCTCAAGCGGTGCGAGCGATACGGTCTGGAGAATGCGATGCGGCTGTGATCGCGGGGGCAAACTTATACCTCCGACCCCACGGCTCCATTTGCTTCGACCGACTAGGTTTGCTATCGCCGAGCGGAAAATGTGCCGCCTTCGACGAAAGCGCCTCAGGATTCGTGAAGAGCGAAGCTGTGGTCTCCATTTTGATCCAAAAACGAAGTAGCGCCCGCCGGGTCTACGCTACTGTGCGTGGTGTGAGTGTAAACACAGATGGATATAAGACCCAAGGAATTACCTATCCCTCCGGAGAGATGCAGCGGCAACTTATAAAGAGTGCGTATAAGGATGCACAGCTAAAATCCGAGGACGTCGCCTTCGTTGAAGCTCACGGGTCAGGAAcaaaa GCAGGAGATTTTGAGGAGGTGACCTCAATAACGGAAGTCATTTGCAAGAATAGATCGAGCCCGCTGCTTATTGGTTCGTTGAAATCCAACATGGGACATGCAGAGGTGGCTGCCGGTCTTTGCTCCATTATAAAAGTACTTCTAGCTATGGAACGCAATGTTATTCCCGCGAATTTACACTACGTGGCGCCAAATCCGGAAATTACTTCTCTGCACGACGGTCGGATAAAG ATGCCGTACACTCCAAAAATATTCCAAAACACACGCATCGCGGATATCGACTTCTTACAGACGCAGCTAACGAACAAATATCA GTTACTAGTCGCAAAGGACATCTCCGACGGGCGTATTGTTCAGCCAGGCTGCAACTCGCTGTGA